A window of Variovorax paradoxus genomic DNA:
CGGCGCCCATCGTCGGCCCGCGCGCGCCCAATGCCCCCGGCACCCCGCCACCCGGAACGCCTGGCGCGCCCGGCACCCCCGGCGCCCAGGGCGCGACCACCGCCTCCACCGCAGGCGCGGCCACCGGCCCGAGCAGCACCCGCAAGGACACCACCACCAACTACGAGCTCGACCGCACCATCCGCCACGTGCAGCAGGCTGCCGGCGGCGTGAAGCGGCTGTCGGTCGCGGTGGTCGTGAACAACCGCGACGCGACCGATGCCGCTGGCAAGGTCAACAGCCGCGCGCTCACGCCGGCCGAGCTGGAGCAGATCCGCAACCTCGCCAAGGAAGCCATGGGCTTCAGCCAGGACCGCGGCGACTCGCTCAACGTGGTCAACAGCGCCTTCGCCCGCGACGCCGACAGCGGCCCCGCACCCGAAGTGCCGTTCTGGCGCGACCGCGAGAACATCGAGATCGGCAAGACGGTGGGCCAGTACCTGTTCTATGCGCTGCTCGCACTGTTCGCCTGGCTGGCCGTGCTGCGGCCGCTGACGCGCCGCCATGCGCCCGCCGCGCCGACCCCGGTGCCGGTGGCCGAGCAGGAGCCGGCCGTCGAACCCGATGTCAACGCGCAGTCGGCCGAGGAAAGCCTGCGCGAACGCGAGGCCAACCGCAAGAAGGCCGACATGGACTATGCCCACCAGATCGGCGACAAGGATCCCAAACTGGTGGCCGCCCTGATCCAGCACTGGATGAACACCGATGAGTAGTGAACTGGGAACCCGCAAGAGCGCCATCTTGCTGATGGCGCTGGGCGAAGACCGCGCCGCCGCCGCACTGCACCAGCTGCCCACCTCCGAGGTGCAGGCGCTGGGCCTGGCGATGTCGAAGCTGACGTCCGTCTCCAAGGAAGAGCTGGCCGCCGTGCTGGCCGAATTCCGCGAGGAGACGGAGCAGCTGTCGGCACTGCACCTGGGCTCGACCAGCTACATCCGCGCGGTGCTGAAGAAGGCGCTGGGCGACGACCGCGCCAGCAACCTGCTGGAAGACATCCTGCAGCCCGACGAGCCGCGCGGCGGCATCGAGCGGCTCAACGAGCTCGAGGCCGGCGAAGTGGCCGAGCTCATTCGCGACGAGCATCCGCAGATCCTCGCGACGTTGGTGGTGCACCTGGACCGCATGAAGGCTTCCGAAGTGCTCGAGAAGCTGCCCACCCGCCTGCGCCACGACGTGATCATGCGGGTGGCCACCCTCGGCGGCGTGCAGCCCTCGGCGCTGAAGGAGCTGACCGACGTGCTGACCGAAATGCTCGCGGGCCAGGGCGTGCGACGCAACCGCCTGGGCGGCGTGCGCACGGCGGCCGAGATCGTCAACCTGATGAGCACCGCGGTGGAAGAAGAAGCCATCGCCCATGTGCGCGAAAAGGACGAGGCGCTGGCACAGCGCATCGTCGACGAGATGTTCGTGTTCGAGAACCTGCTGGGCCTCGAAGACCGCAGCATCCAGCGCCTGCTCAAGGACATCGAGTCCGACTCGCTCATCATCGCGCTCAAGGGCGCGCCGATGGAGCTGCGCGACAAGTTCCTCAACAACATGTCGCAACGCGCCGCCGAAACGCTGCGCGAGGACATGGAGCTGCGCGGTCCCGTGCGCGTGTCGCAGGTCGAGACCGAACAGAAGGCCATCCTGCAGGTCGCCCGCCGTCTGGCGGAGGCCGGCGAAATCGTGATTGCTGCACCTGGCACCGATGACTTCGTCTGACACCAACAGCGCATTCGGCGACTCGCGCGAACGCCTCGCCGCCATCCACGCCGCCGCGCGCCATGCGGCGGCCCCAGCCAAGCCCGCGCTCTCGGCCTGGGAGCGCTGGGAAATGGGCACGCTCGACGGCGGCAAGCCGCCGGCCAGGCGCAAGGCCGCCGAACGCAACGGACAGCACGGCAATGCCAACGGCAGCGCCCTCGCCCTGCCGCCCGCGCCGCCGCCCGCTCCCAAGATCGACCTGGCCGAGCTGGCCCGCATCCGCAAGGACGCACGCGCCGCCGGCGAGGCCGACGGCCGCGCCGCGGGGCTGGCCGAAGGCCGCAAGACCGGCCACACCGAAGGCCTGGCCACCGGCCTGGCCGCCGCCAGCGTGCATGCGGAACGCCTGCGCGCACTGGCGCAGTCGCTGCCCGACGCGCTGCACCGCGCCGAAAGCGAACTGGCCGAGACCGTGCTGGCGCTTGCGCTC
This region includes:
- the fliG gene encoding flagellar motor switch protein FliG, with the translated sequence MSSELGTRKSAILLMALGEDRAAAALHQLPTSEVQALGLAMSKLTSVSKEELAAVLAEFREETEQLSALHLGSTSYIRAVLKKALGDDRASNLLEDILQPDEPRGGIERLNELEAGEVAELIRDEHPQILATLVVHLDRMKASEVLEKLPTRLRHDVIMRVATLGGVQPSALKELTDVLTEMLAGQGVRRNRLGGVRTAAEIVNLMSTAVEEEAIAHVREKDEALAQRIVDEMFVFENLLGLEDRSIQRLLKDIESDSLIIALKGAPMELRDKFLNNMSQRAAETLREDMELRGPVRVSQVETEQKAILQVARRLAEAGEIVIAAPGTDDFV
- the fliH gene encoding flagellar assembly protein FliH: MTSSDTNSAFGDSRERLAAIHAAARHAAAPAKPALSAWERWEMGTLDGGKPPARRKAAERNGQHGNANGSALALPPAPPPAPKIDLAELARIRKDARAAGEADGRAAGLAEGRKTGHTEGLATGLAAASVHAERLRALAQSLPDALHRAESELAETVLALALDVARQVVHRTLKTDPEWVLPVVRDMLNTEPALRGEPRLLLHPDDVALVRNSLGEEIEAAGWQMRADDHIERGGCRVQSANGELDGTLQTRWKRVAAAVRGTGDDGEAETF